TATGAACAAGCGAACTGGAAACTGGTCATTGAAAACAACCGTGAGTGTTATCACTGTAGCGGCAGTCACCCAGAGCTTTTAAATACATTGCTTGAATGGGATGACACTACCGATCCGCGAGCGACACCAGAGTTTCTAAACTATTGTGAACGCCTCTCATCTGAATGGGATGCCGAAGGTATTTTGCACCAACACCAAAGTTTTGGTCAACGAAACCGCCTCGTGCGTATGCCACTGAAAGAAGGCACTTCGGTCATGACGATTGATGGTTCACTTGGCTGTCAAAAAATGCTGGGACGCATTCAAAATTCCAATTTAGGTTCACTACGTATCTTGCATTTACCAAACTCTTGGAACCATATGCAAAGCGACCACTTTATCGTATTTCGAGTGCTGCCAATTTCAGCGCAAGAAACGTTAGTTACCACCAAATGGTTTGTACATAAAGATGCCATTGAAGGCGTTGATTACGACCCTGAAAACTTGCGCCGTGTGTGGGATGCAACCAACGATCAAGACCGTAAACTTGGTGAAGATAATCAACGCGGGATCAACTCTCTCAGTTATCAACCGGGGCCTTACTCGCAAACTTATGAGTTTGGGGTCATTGATTTCATTAATTGGTATTGCGATCGCGTGGAAGAAAAAATCTAGTGACCTCACTGAGCGCTCACCCTTTCTAGCCTCATCAAGCATGAGGCTTTTTTGTTGCTCGGCAATCGTATCAAGGATAACGGTTAATAAGTTGAATCCATTACTCGCGTTACTTAAAAGGCTCCATAAAAAAGCGATCTCGGTGAGGAGATCGCAATCTTAAATAGCGTGTTTCAGAGCATATAATCGTTACGCTGCGAGTTTTTTACTCAACGTCCAAGCGATAACTTCTTCCACCTCTGGAAGTAAAATACCATCAGATTCAAATGCATACACAGCATCCCATAGCGGCGCGTTATCAGCATTATCTTTTAGCCAGAGTTCAATACTGCTTTTCACTTTCTCCGGCTCGTTGGAAGAACATTGAATACCTAGGTCGGAAATAGTGTTCACAAAATCAACCATATCCACTAAATCAGCATGCATCATGACTCTTTCTCCTTTGAAGGGGGCAACTTATCCCTCTTGCCATTTTCGAAATCGTTTCTTCGCTGGTGTATTTATCTATATAAATGTTTTTCTGAAATCAACCCTTTATATAAGCTCCAACACATTAAGATCAGAACCAGAGTAAAGGGTAAACCAGTAGCAATAGCTCCAGCTTGAAGTGCCGTTAAAGCTTCAGAGCCACCACCAAATAGTAAAGCTGCAGCAATAACCCCTTCCATTACCGCCCAAAATACCCGTTGAACAACGGGAACGTCTTCCTTACCCCCAGCGGTAATGCTATCAATCACTAAGGATCCTGAATCTGATGATGTCACGAAAAACAGCAGTACTAAGACGATGCCGATAACAGAGAGCAGTGACGTCATGGGTAACTGGTCGAACATTTGGAACATAGAGAGCGATACATCACTAATACCGTTGGCCAACTCACCAATTCCTGAGGTGGCCTGGTCCAATGCGGTTCCGCCCATAATGCTTAACCAAATCATGGTCACCAAGGTAGGAACCAATAGCACTGCGGTAATAAACTCTCTTACCGTGCGACCTTTTGACACACGAGCGATAAACATGCCAACGAAAGGAGACCAAGAGACCCACCAAGCCCAATAAAAGACCGTCCAGCCATGATAAAACGTCGCGTCATCGCGCCCCATCCAATCAGAAAGCGGGACAAAGTTTTCCGCATAACCGACGGCGATATTGGCAAACGTATGCACAATACTCAACGTAGGACCGACCACAACTAAAATGGCCAACAGTGCTGCTGCAATAAACATATTGGTATTACTGAGCAGTTTTACCCCGCCATCCAATCCACGGACTACTGACACAACCGCAATGCTGGTCACCACAATGATGAAACCAATCTGTGTTGTGAGACCACTAGAAATGCCAAATAGATGGCTTAACCCACCAGCCGCCTGCTGAGCACCAAAGCCTAATGAGGTCGCTAAACCAAAGATAGTCGCCAATACCGATAAAATGTCGATGAAATTACCAATAAACCCCCAGCAGCGTTCGCCAAAAATGGGAAAAAAAGCAGATCGAATGGTGAGCGGCAGTTTTTTGTTGTACGAAAAGAAAGCCAGAGCTAACCCGACAACCGCGTAAATTGCCCATGGGTGAAGCCCCCAATGGTACATAGTTGCACTCAACGCCACTTGCTGCGCTTCTACGCTACGCGCTGGTACATTAAGCGGAGTGCCATACCAATCGGTATAATAGGCAACAGGTTCTGCGACACTCCAAAACATCAAACCGATCCCCATCCCGGCAGCAAACAGCATACAAAACCAAGATAAGTAAGAAAAATCAGGTACAGCTGATACACCACCTAAACGAATTTTACCTACCGGGGAGACCAGCAGGAACACACAAAAGACGATAAAAATATTGCAGCCAACCATGAAAAACCAATCGAAATTATCAATCGACCAAGTTCTGGCTAGCATTAATGTATCTTTTGCTTGCTCGGGAAAATTTAAGGTCAAAATAACAAAGAGCAAAATTAACCCTGCGCTAATGCCAAATACCGGATTATGGATATCCATCCCCATAAACTTGACGTTATCCTGCCCCGTACAATAATCCGTATCATAATTAACTGCAGATGCAGGTCTAAATTTCTGTGGACTGCTTACTATGCTTTTCATACGTTCCCTCATTTATAAACGCATAATGGTTTTGCGTGACATATCGACGGTAACAGAACATCCTTCTCTGACTCGTTTATACGATATGGTTTGGTGGTATTTTTAATGCACAACGCCTTCTTCCAGTAATAAATCAAAGACTGCCTGCGCCATTTCAGCAACAGGCTGTTCTTGTAAGACTTTCCCACCGGAAGATTCGCTTTTCGCTGTTGCCGCTTTAAAACGGTCAGCGGCACTTTTTGCCTTCACGACTTTGAGCCGTTTTGCTTTGGCCTTGGCAGGACTCTCCTCCCAATTCATTTTTTCCGAATCAACGCTCTGCTCTTCCATCGTCTGGCGAACAATTTGGCATTGACGTGCCCGTCCATAGGCGCTTTGCCTTGGTTCTTGTGCGGCGAGATCAACACTCGCGACAAAAGGTAACGACACACTTAAGGCTCGTCTTTGACCACGAGGCAATGCCTGCAATACACGTGCTTTGCCATTTTCTACGGAAAGTATTTCTGCAATCCCCATCACGATGGGACATTGCAGCTGATAGGCGAGAAAGAAAGGCAGCATGCCAGACGACTCACCAAGTTCAGCGCGCATTCCCGTGAGCACAATATCGGGCATGTTGTCGCAAAAATAGCTCGCAAGAGTGGTTATGGCGTCTTGCTGTTCATCTTGTTCAAGCACTTTCAGTGTCGATAACCCCATGCCGCTGTAATAATCCAGTGCCGGATTTTGAGGGTTACCCGCATGAACCACTTCAACCGCGGTATTTTTTAGGTTAAGCGCCAATTCGACCGCTCTTGCGTCTGTCATTGAACGACGCGCTCGCCCTGTTTCTGGGTGAGCCCCGATTGAAACTAGCGTACTCACCTTGAGCGTTTCTGTTTGATTACGCAGCATTCTTTAGCTCCTCTGCCTGATACTTTTGCATTAGCTCCACTAACGCTTGCAAAAACTCGTCGCTGTCAGCAATAACACTTAAATCGGCACGTTTAACCATGTCACAACCCGCATCGGTATTTATCGCAATCACTTTGTCACAAGCACCAATCCCTTGCAGATGCTGAATCGCACCAGAAATACCCACAGCAATATAAACGCGAGCGGTCACCCAACTACCCGTTGCTCCGACCTGCCGTTGCCTTGGCATAAAGCCATCATCGACGGCAACGCGGCTCGCGCCTTCAGTGGCACCAAGCACCTCTGCCGCGCTATGGAACCTATCCCAATTGTGAATACCACTACCTGCAGATAGAATAAATTCCGCTTCAGTTAATGGCACCGCCTGAGGATCAACAGCAACATTGCCTAGATCTTGAATCACGGGTTCAACATAACATTCAATAGAGAATTCAACGGGCAACGCTTGATGGCGAGTTTCATCAATCGGTAACGCGCACTCTTGAGCAAGAAGCAGGATTCTTGGCGTCTCGCGTTTGATGTCATTCCGGCCGCCAGCAGCGCGGCATACCGTCTGGTTAACATCCACGGTCCAAGCTTGAGTCGCAGGACGTTCATCGATCAACGCCGATAACCGAGCACCGAGCTCAAATCCACCTTGAATACTGTCAGGAAACAGCCAGTGTTTAGGCCTATAGGCCTGTTCAACACTGGCTAATACCTGAGCCTTTACTTCTGGACAGTACTGTTCAAATAGCTCACCTTGAACAGCAATGAGTCGATCTACCCCCGCCAAATCAAGGTGTTCTTCTTTGTGTAAACCGAAGATCACGGCCATGACAGCCCCCTGCCCTTCGCTTTGCTGTACCAATTGATGCGCTTGACCTAACACATCTTTATCGTGACTGGTGAGTCGCCCACCCACCATATCGGGCACCACCACCACGTAAAAATCGGGCGCCTCAACTTTATGTAACGGTAAAACCGTCTCACTCTGTTCAGATGGACGTAAACGATGTACTGAATGATCCGCACTGTGATTAAGGCGATCAATACGTTTAATGCCATTTGGCCCTGTGTATCCGACTCGGTGAGGATAACGCCGCACCAAGCCAGAAGGTCCGTGCTCTTCAATGACGGGTGAACTGAACGTACTGTGCTCTGGGTGGAGCCGATTACGCATAATCCATTCTGCACGAGGGTCGCGTCGTAAAATAAATTCTTTCATTGTTATCTCCTACGACAATTGAGACTCAACAGCAGGTGTCCATACTTCTACTGCTGGGATTAACGGTTCTTTCTCAAGCAAAACATCAGCGACCAGTTCGGCAATGTCTTTCACCTCTGGGCGCGGCTCTACCACGCCTTCCAACATGGCGGTACATTGCTGACACCCGACCGCAACAAGTTCAGCGCCTGTGTCACGAATATCATCCATACGCATATCGGCAATGCAGCTCTCACCAGGGATATCAGTGATCGGAGCACCACCACCGCCACCGCAACAGCGCGAGCGAAATCCTGAGCGTTCCATCTCTTTGTAGGTCATACCCAGTTGTTTGATAAGGGTACGCGGTGAATCATATTCCCCGTTATAACGCCCCAAATAACAAGGATCGTGATAGGTGATAGTGCCAGCGATATCGAGTTTGCCCAGCTCAATTAAGCCTTGTTCTGCAAGACGATTAATAAAAGTGGTGTGATGCCAGACTTGGTAATTTGGCTTCTCATCATCAGGATAAAAATCAGGGTATTCATTTTTTAAGCAGTGGAAGGCGTGCGGATCTGTGGTGACAATGCAATCAAAATCATACTTCATGAGGGTTTGTATATTGCGTTTAGCAATACGTTGGAACGTTGCATCATCACCTAAACGGCGCGCCACATCGCCGCTATCCAATTCTTCATTACCGAGAATAGCGACGTTGATTTTGGCGGCTTTTAAAATTTTGACGAAGGCTTTCAAAATACGCTGACTGCGCATATCAAATGCCCCATCGGAAACCCAAAACAGCACATCAGCACGCTTGACGTCTGACATCAGATCCAAGTTTTGATCCGCGGCCCAGTTAACTCGTTTATTGGGCGTATGACCATTCGGGTTGTCGGTAAAAATAATATTTTCAATAACATCAACCGCTTTACTCGGTGTTGCCCCTTTCTCTAGAGTGAGGAAACGGCGCATATCGACTACCGCATCCACATGTTCAATCATCATCGGACACTCTTCAACACAAGCTCGGCATGTTGTGCATGACCATAAGGTTTCAGCATTCAGCACACCATCGACGATAGGACGATGAGCATTCCCTTGTGCGTGGCCCACGTCTTTGCCGGGATACGGACTACCTGCGTAATGTTTGTCTGTCGTTCCTGCTAACCCCACCACCATATCTTGCACAAGCTTCTTCGGGTTAAGTGGCTGGCCAGCAGCAAAGGCTGGACATACGGCTTCACAGCGACCACATTGTACGCATGCATCAAAACCCAACAGTTGGTTCCATTTGAAATCGGCTGGGTTTTCAACACCTAACTTATTATCTTCAAGATTAAGTGGTTTTAACCCCGTCGAACGCCCTCCGCCGAAACGTTCTGGGCGGCGGTGAAACGCCAAATGAAGTGCCCCGGCAAAAGCGTGTTTCATCGGTCCACCCCATCCCATGCCCAATAGCATTTCGCCGACACCCCATACTATCGCAGCCAGTAACACCACAGCAGCCAACACATTAAATGCATCACCCGAAATCACACCAGAGGCTGGCAGGGTGACCATGAAAAAGCTTAACGAAAACGTCAGCAAGCTTTTGGGTAATCGCATCCACGGGCCTTTGGATAATCGACTCGGCGGATTGATACGACGGCGAGCAACGAAAACGGCGCC
This DNA window, taken from Vibrio nitrifigilis, encodes the following:
- a CDS encoding BCCT family transporter; the protein is MKSIVSSPQKFRPASAVNYDTDYCTGQDNVKFMGMDIHNPVFGISAGLILLFVILTLNFPEQAKDTLMLARTWSIDNFDWFFMVGCNIFIVFCVFLLVSPVGKIRLGGVSAVPDFSYLSWFCMLFAAGMGIGLMFWSVAEPVAYYTDWYGTPLNVPARSVEAQQVALSATMYHWGLHPWAIYAVVGLALAFFSYNKKLPLTIRSAFFPIFGERCWGFIGNFIDILSVLATIFGLATSLGFGAQQAAGGLSHLFGISSGLTTQIGFIIVVTSIAVVSVVRGLDGGVKLLSNTNMFIAAALLAILVVVGPTLSIVHTFANIAVGYAENFVPLSDWMGRDDATFYHGWTVFYWAWWVSWSPFVGMFIARVSKGRTVREFITAVLLVPTLVTMIWLSIMGGTALDQATSGIGELANGISDVSLSMFQMFDQLPMTSLLSVIGIVLVLLFFVTSSDSGSLVIDSITAGGKEDVPVVQRVFWAVMEGVIAAALLFGGGSEALTALQAGAIATGLPFTLVLILMCWSLYKGLISEKHLYR
- the etfB gene encoding electron transfer flavoprotein subunit beta → MLRNQTETLKVSTLVSIGAHPETGRARRSMTDARAVELALNLKNTAVEVVHAGNPQNPALDYYSGMGLSTLKVLEQDEQQDAITTLASYFCDNMPDIVLTGMRAELGESSGMLPFFLAYQLQCPIVMGIAEILSVENGKARVLQALPRGQRRALSVSLPFVASVDLAAQEPRQSAYGRARQCQIVRQTMEEQSVDSEKMNWEESPAKAKAKRLKVVKAKSAADRFKAATAKSESSGGKVLQEQPVAEMAQAVFDLLLEEGVVH
- the etfA gene encoding electron transfer flavoprotein subunit alpha encodes the protein MKEFILRRDPRAEWIMRNRLHPEHSTFSSPVIEEHGPSGLVRRYPHRVGYTGPNGIKRIDRLNHSADHSVHRLRPSEQSETVLPLHKVEAPDFYVVVVPDMVGGRLTSHDKDVLGQAHQLVQQSEGQGAVMAVIFGLHKEEHLDLAGVDRLIAVQGELFEQYCPEVKAQVLASVEQAYRPKHWLFPDSIQGGFELGARLSALIDERPATQAWTVDVNQTVCRAAGGRNDIKRETPRILLLAQECALPIDETRHQALPVEFSIECYVEPVIQDLGNVAVDPQAVPLTEAEFILSAGSGIHNWDRFHSAAEVLGATEGASRVAVDDGFMPRQRQVGATGSWVTARVYIAVGISGAIQHLQGIGACDKVIAINTDAGCDMVKRADLSVIADSDEFLQALVELMQKYQAEELKNAA
- a CDS encoding (Fe-S)-binding protein produces the protein MFLESVLPYLLLAVGCLTVIGMLRRINLWRQGQTEKVAIFAGLAAMPRRYLVDLHHVVDRDKVMSHTHVATAGGFVLSMVLIIAVHGFGLAPHVLSWVLLASLAMMFTGAVFVARRRINPPSRLSKGPWMRLPKSLLTFSLSFFMVTLPASGVISGDAFNVLAAVVLLAAIVWGVGEMLLGMGWGGPMKHAFAGALHLAFHRRPERFGGGRSTGLKPLNLEDNKLGVENPADFKWNQLLGFDACVQCGRCEAVCPAFAAGQPLNPKKLVQDMVVGLAGTTDKHYAGSPYPGKDVGHAQGNAHRPIVDGVLNAETLWSCTTCRACVEECPMMIEHVDAVVDMRRFLTLEKGATPSKAVDVIENIIFTDNPNGHTPNKRVNWAADQNLDLMSDVKRADVLFWVSDGAFDMRSQRILKAFVKILKAAKINVAILGNEELDSGDVARRLGDDATFQRIAKRNIQTLMKYDFDCIVTTDPHAFHCLKNEYPDFYPDDEKPNYQVWHHTTFINRLAEQGLIELGKLDIAGTITYHDPCYLGRYNGEYDSPRTLIKQLGMTYKEMERSGFRSRCCGGGGGAPITDIPGESCIADMRMDDIRDTGAELVAVGCQQCTAMLEGVVEPRPEVKDIAELVADVLLEKEPLIPAVEVWTPAVESQLS